Sequence from the Sphingomonas koreensis genome:
GAGATGCCGCGCGGTGCTGAGCGAGGAGATGACGTTGATGCTGCCGATGCCGCGCAGCCCTTCGGTAAAGCCGGCGACATGGACCTTCTTGCCGTTGATCTCCGCATTCGACCCGATCGAGACGCCCAGCTTGTCGCGGTCGGCGATGTCGACCAGCACGGCACCGGGGATCGTCAGCTTGTCGCGCAGGTCGGGCGAGACCGCATGCGCGAAGGTCAGCGAGCCGGGGCGGGGATCGATCCCCGCGAGCACGACGCTCACGTCGCCCGCGCCGGGCCGCGAGCGCCAGACGCCGCCGGCCCAGGAGAAGGGCTCGGTCCGGTCGACATCGGGATGCATTCGCACGAAGGATTCGGTGCGGCTGGAGATATAGCGGCCCTGATCGATGCTCGGGGTGCCCGGGAATCCGACCCAGAGTTCGGCGTCCGACTTCTCGATATAGACGGCGACCGTCGCGAAGAGGCCGACAGCGAGCGCCGCCTGGATCACCAGCAGGATGCCGGAGAAGGCGATCGCGAAGATCGCAGGCGCGAAGCGGCGCCATTCGTGCAGGATGGATTTGCGGGCCAGCGAGATCATGACTGGCGCAATGACGGGGGAGCGTGGAGCTAGGCCCCGCGGAATGTGGAGGCGCTGTCGAGAGCGAGGCTCAACAGGGGAGGCGGACTTCGAACTGGGCGCCGCCGCCGTCGCGCCGCGCCGCACACGCGCTGCCGCCATGCGCTTCGGCGATCGCCTTCACCACCGCTAGTCCAAGGCCGGTCCCGCCCGAATCGCGCGATCTGGAATCGTCGGCACGCCAGAAGCGCTGGAACAGGCGTTCGGCATCCTCGGCGCTGATGCCGGGGCCGCGGTCGAGTACGCGAAGAAAAGCGCCCCGGGCGTCGGAGCCCGTCTCGATCCTTACCGTCCCGCCCGATGCGGCGTAGCGGCGCGCATTGTCGAGCAGCGCGAGCAGGATCTGGCGCAATCGCGCGCCATCCGCCGCCAGGCGTACCGGCCCGAGATCGCGTTCGGCGGTCATGCCCGCTCGTGCCAGCTCGGCGGAGAAGGCATCGATCGTCTGGCCGGCTTCCGTCGCTAGCTCGATCATCGTTGGCCGCATCACCAGCCGGCCCGACATGGCAAGGCTGAGGATCCGAAGGTCCTCGATGATCTGGGAAAGCGCATCGGTCTGCAGGATCAGGCCGTCCAGTCCGTTCCGGTCGGGCGCGAAGACGCCGTCGGCCATGCCTTGCAGGCGACCGCGCAGGACCGTCAGCGGGGTGCGCAGTTCGTGCGCGATGGCCGCGATGCTCTCGCGCATCTCGCGTTCCGATCGCTCCATTTCGCGCGCCATCATGTTGAAGTCCGCGATCAGCTGATGGATTTCACCCACACCGTGGCCGGGCACCGCGACCCGCACCGTGCGGTCCCCCGCTGCCACGCGCCGGGCGGCGGCGGCGACCCGGTGCACGGGGTCGCTGATCCGCGCCGCGAGCCATCGCCCGGCGATGATGCCGACCAGAAGCGCGACGATGCCGAGCCCGATCAGTGCGATCAGCTCCCGGAACTCGAAGCCGGATTCCCATGCCTGATAGGCGTTCAGCAGCGCTTCGAGCTCCGTCTGCGACGGGAGCTGGTTCAGCTCGACCAGATCGTAGGCACGCTGCGCGCTTGGAGAGAGCGTGCCGCGGAACAGATTGTAGGACCAGACATAGAAGGCGATCATGCCGCCGAGCATCACCACGACGCTCAGAAAGGTGATGATCGCCATGGCGGCGGTCAATTGGGTCGCGAGCCGCGCGCGGCGGCGGTGCCGCGCGCGGCCGATCACCCCGCGCAATCCCGCAAGGCTGGTCGGACTTGGCCGGCTTGCCCGGCGCGGATAGGTGTCGGGGTCAGCTTTCATATGCGTCTGCCACAGGCCATGGGGTTGAAGTCCGGATGCGCCGGCCGCTGCCCGATGCACGCATCAACTCTCGACCGTATCTCGACGCGCCGTCGTGATAGCGGATCCGCGCTGCACAGGGGCAAGCGCATTGCGAGGAGTTGACCGTGCAGATGCAGCAACGATGGTGGCTTGGGTTTTTCGGTCTGATCGGTTTCTACAACGTCCCCGACATGCTCCTTGCCCTGCACGGGCGCGAAAGCGCGTGGCAATTTCTTTCGCTGGGCTGGTTTCTCTGGCTGCTGTGGTTCGTTCCCGTGCGCCGCAAGAGTTGATGCCCAGCACGGC
This genomic interval carries:
- a CDS encoding ABC transporter permease; its protein translation is MISLARKSILHEWRRFAPAIFAIAFSGILLVIQAALAVGLFATVAVYIEKSDAELWVGFPGTPSIDQGRYISSRTESFVRMHPDVDRTEPFSWAGGVWRSRPGAGDVSVVLAGIDPRPGSLTFAHAVSPDLRDKLTIPGAVLVDIADRDKLGVSIGSNAEINGKKVHVAGFTEGLRGIGSINVISSLSTARHLDPGLHHTDDVAYYLVKLRAGADPAAVKDALSPKEQNARYQAWTAKEFGDRSTNYWLFESGMGTAFGLSSLVAVIVAIVITSQTLMAAVAASIREFATLRALGAPGSHLRSVVLQQALWVGMVGLVVAGLVSALILWLAKLAYIPVSVSVPITTGCAVLVLCVAILSGFVALSQLSKADPAALLR
- a CDS encoding sensor histidine kinase produces the protein MKADPDTYPRRASRPSPTSLAGLRGVIGRARHRRRARLATQLTAAMAIITFLSVVVMLGGMIAFYVWSYNLFRGTLSPSAQRAYDLVELNQLPSQTELEALLNAYQAWESGFEFRELIALIGLGIVALLVGIIAGRWLAARISDPVHRVAAAARRVAAGDRTVRVAVPGHGVGEIHQLIADFNMMAREMERSEREMRESIAAIAHELRTPLTVLRGRLQGMADGVFAPDRNGLDGLILQTDALSQIIEDLRILSLAMSGRLVMRPTMIELATEAGQTIDAFSAELARAGMTAERDLGPVRLAADGARLRQILLALLDNARRYAASGGTVRIETGSDARGAFLRVLDRGPGISAEDAERLFQRFWRADDSRSRDSGGTGLGLAVVKAIAEAHGGSACAARRDGGGAQFEVRLPC